One window from the genome of Osmerus eperlanus chromosome 3, fOsmEpe2.1, whole genome shotgun sequence encodes:
- the obsl1b gene encoding obscurin-like protein 1 isoform X2, protein MDVFGGAPRFLAYPRPVMVQSSTDAMLKCQIGGDPRPAVVWERNNEKIDPEGRYRVFEDGNVYNLIISAVTVEDSGQYICKAKNSIGETYAAATLKVEGEAQEMELREENKPRFLIKPLSTRVGRGEDAVFSCKLWGNPRPEVVWEKDGRKLNEIFESTHFSVGYQDGGWFQLKIFKTRAPDGGVYTCKARNEYGEGLAGAVLLVDAGPSHEEEGNRNGYTNGHWKAHQAKQRSGRQVATRLREDTVTTAAKVKMFAVTEGKHAKFRCFVTGKPKPEIIWRKDGRLILSGRRYLLYEDREGYFTLKVLYCKQKDNGVYVCAASNTAGKTLSAVHLSVKEPPVRFKQPLIDLEVWERDLAVLECEVPEDSVPITWYLEDRRLQPGAKYGMEEWGTKRRLTIRDIGVDDDGIYLCEMPDGGRSIAEVAVKGTIMRKLPRKVDVLEGENAAFCVEVEEEEMDIHWYKEGTELRETHQTILKSFGRTHILVFVNTTPQDSGLVTFFVGRSKTSSQLRVKAARHCPPSCPVGVQMNTERANAALLSWVPAQDSKKNPPSGYVLERQEVGTGSQEWLQCLTTDSATSVEILGDSVPCEADYRFRICGVNKYGRSPNVEFPRTVHLVPVARIQAPLQDALVPEGQDACFSIELSASVIGTWFLNGTQVQEDERFSTRRSRTHQSLRIRVVRDTENGAEITFIAYGIRDSAALYIQAPLVKFTPLSEMDRNKFVEVGNPIVLYCELSDPAVPVHWYKNGVELHTEEGLHIQSEGTMRRIVIQSAEFSHSGVYCCDAIDDVIRFNVEVEAPPVRFSAAPEAERTKSIPAGGPLVLQCELSDPTAQVHWYKDGTKLLPQSGVDLRSDGLTRTLVVQSAELFHAGSYSCKTKGDAIQFNVDVKAPPVGFSALPEAERVKSVEAGCPVVLQCTLSDPTTQVGWYKDGTQLFSNSGIEIQSEDNVRTFVLQSAEPSHSGMYSCISEDDSVEFHVEIQAVPVKFSAMFEAERTKSVDAGDCFELQCQVTNPTAPVDWYKNGENIHPQTGLDIQSDGAVKRLIVKSAELFHSGLYSCETSDDTVQFTVEIKAPAVTLSPEPEVVKSQSLEATCPIELPCEISDPVPQGSLQKDEAQNHSETEPGFDLGGIKRALVIEPAHPSNSGAYYCATADDVAKLIVQNQAPPAPPVRITTPCEAERNQTIEAGSPIVLRCEISDPHAQVAWYREGLELHEQPGQDIRSEGAIRTLVVHLAMMSHAGVYICKTTDDTMHFHVDVKAPPLKFTAMSEADKEKSVQAGSHLCLQCELSDPTAEVSWFKDGAPLLLQSVVDILSDGTIRTLSIHSAELSHSGMYRCETLDDAIQFTVGVKAPPVRFSAAPEPERTKSVPAGGPLVLQCELSDPTAQVHWYKDGTKLLPQRGVDLRSDGLTRTLVVQSAEISHSGIYECLTADDTVTFKVDIKGPFPQILPDPSVETYRSTGVDSSIVLQSSPVRFSALPEIARNKFVEAGCPIILQCEVSDPAEQVCWQKDGVELLPERELEIQSEGPLRAVRIESAEFRHAGLYCCEAVDDRIEFKVDVAAPPVRFSAAPEAERTKSIPAGGPLVLQCELSDPTAQVHWYKDGTKLLPQRGVDLQSEGTVRTLIIQSATCSQSGAYSCKTADEIRDFYVDVKAPPVTFVDLPDEDLFKSVVEQDRLTLSCEVSKVDAIVQWYKDGVEMQPGDDVAVEADGARRSLILKCAQLADTGTYTCRVGDTALMFKVNIREPPVMIVHPKEDVHLDRHVPEEIILSCELSRPNGVVNWFKDGQKLQESENIKLKVEGPYRRLKILCSGVEDSGEYVCDTADDSIFFHLSLTEPPVRIVSPSQSQMELCQQASERMVLSCEISRPNAVVRWYRDGLEVEENNNLILEVDGVYRRLIIPETTVKDSAEYVCDTADDSVTFFVNIAEPPVRFVRPRKMASVVEKCFGESLVLDCEVSRPNAEVSWKKNGEEMEESSNLTIVEDGIIRQLTIHSLTLEDAGQYVCDAKDDVMDFQVKIKEPPVKIVGKSDATTQKQFLVSDDIILVCELSSANGVVSWYKDNHLIDGNEHYSCEEQGAFRSLVVLNAELRDSGEYCCDAMDDKMVFCITVQEPPVSIIGNSGHPEKHILVAGDDLILECEVSRPNATVQWLWNGKLLSYDSRTNIDSHETTRKLVLSRLQPSDSGEYTCDAGEDKMRTLLEVQEPPVKFMNKQAMMLSAYENESVTLCAMVNRDKANVRWLKDGRLLNEDNIHISSEGHTHTLIVNPLKLSDSGEYICDVTTDEMYFTVQVKEMKLTFTKPLENISSLKDSSLTLRCEVNKPKGDVQWLKNSQDITPNRRHTIRAQGRERSFTIHKLTAEDAGEYSCESTDDRTVATVTVEIPRIVEFIAELHNITVQEGEDATFKCVVSPEDTELVWRLDGKLLTPSERFVVSSNGLCHMLCIHTCRVSDSSTVTASAEGLLSDANLRVQEEQTLFTKNMAPVVAEEFSEATLEVEVSVGSGEVQWMRQGVVIHPGPKFTLKQKGRKRSLTIHRLALSDRGTYSCETLHDRTQALLSVEPRKISIRKGLTDIQTTERETASFEVELSHTSVVGTWHRNGVQLKPNNHWRMSAKGHVHSLTISNLSLDDTGSFMFCVENLKTSSRLVVKEPPVTILKTLEDIRRPEGAVVSIECELSRHNVEVKWMKNGSEMNSCQDYRIYGMGRKRFLQILKSTVEDSGVYVCDSGEASTSCTVEIYERELQVLQGLEDLDMQEDQNAVFVCEISLEDVPGEWFKDGEKITPTSTIKIRQEGTKHFLLMCNVRGEDSGEIKFVAKHIESIAYLEVEELPVSIVNALQDRTALEKQRVVLDCTVSNPRCSIRWYKGRNVILPSERFEICSEGCCRKLVIQQVALEDEGTYSVQVGDYTCSARLTVEVSPDGEGAGRHTGGGSRRGLL, encoded by the exons ATGGATGTGTTTGGGGGTGCTCCGCGCTTCTTGGCGTACCCACGCCCTGTGATGGTGCAGAGCAGCACGGATGCCATGCTGAAATGTCAGATCGGAGGCGATCCCAGACCGGCGGTAGTCTGGGAACGCAACAATGAAAAGATCGACCCTGAGGGCCGATACCGTGTATTTGAGGACGGGAACGTGTACAACCTCATCATCTCTGCTGTGACCGTGGAGGACAGCGGCCAGTACATCTGCAAGGCCAAGAACAGCATTGGGGAGACGTACGCTGCGGCCACCTtgaaggtggagggtgaggcCCAGGAGATGGAGCTGCGCGAGGAAAACAAGCCTCGCTTCCTCATCAAGCCCCTCTCCACGCGCGTGGGCCGGGGCGAGGATGCAGTGTTCTCCTGCAAGCTGTGGGGCAACCCTCGCCCCGAGGTGGTCTGGGAGAAGGACGGAAGGAAACTCAACGAGATCTTCGAAAGCACGCACTTCAGCGTGGGGTACCAGGACGGCGGTTGGTTTCAGTTAAAGATTTTCAAGACTCGTGCACCAGACGGAGGAGTGTACACCTGCAAGGCCAGAAATGAGTATGGCGAGGGGTTGGCCGGGGCGGTGCTGCTTGTTGACGCCGGCCCCAGTCACGAGGAGGAAGGGAACAGGAACGGTTACACCAACGGTCACTGGAAGGCCCACCAGGCCAAACAGAGGAGCGGCAGGCAGGTAGCCACTCGCCTCAGGGAGGACACCGTAACCACCGCGGCCAAAGTTAAAATGTTTGCCGTGACAGAAGGAAAGCATGCCAAATTCCGCTGTTTTGTGACGGGGAAGCCCAAACCGGAGATTATCTGGAGGAAAGACGGCAGGCTGATCTTGTCTGGAAGACGCTATCTGTTGtatgaggacagggagggataCTTCACACTAAAAGTTCTCTACTGTAAGCAAAAGGACAATGGAGTTTATGTTTGTGCTGCTTCAAACACTGCAGGAAAGACTCTCAGTGCTGTACACTTATCTGTGAAAG AGCCGCCTGTGCGGTTCAAACAGCCCCTCATCGATCTGGAGGTGTGGGAGCGCGACCTGGCGGTCCTGGAGTGTGAGGTTCCCGAGGACTCGGTCCCCATCACCTGGTACCTGGAGGACAGGCGTCTGCAGCCGGGGGCCAAGTATGGCATGGAGGAGTGGGGAACGAAACGGCGACTCACCATCAGAGACATCGGAGTGGATGATGATGGGATTTATCTCTGTGAGATgcctgatggagggaggagcatTGCAGAGGTCGCCGTtaaag GCACAATCATGCGCAAACTTCCACGAAAAGTGGATGTTCTGGAGGGGGAGAATGCTGCGTTCTGCgtcgaggtggaggaagaggagatggacatCCACTGGTACAAGGAAGGCACAGAGCTGCGAGAGACACACCAGACCATCCTGAAGTCGTTTGGTAGAACTCACATCCTGGTGTTCGTCAACACCACCCCCCAGGACTCTGGCCTCGTCACCTTCTTTGTGGGCAGATCCAAGACGTCCTCTCAGCTCAGAGTAAAAG CTGCTAGGCACTGCCCCCCAAGCTGTCCCGTGGGGGTGCAGATGAACACGGAGAGGGCCAacgctgctctgctctcctgggTTCCTGCTCAGGACTCCAAGAAGAACCCTCCCTCAGGCTACGTGTTGGAGAGGCAGGAGGTGGGCACCGGATCCCAGGAGTGGCTGCAGTGCCTGACCACAGACTCGGCCACGTCGGTGGAGATCCTCGGCGACAGCGTTCCCTGCGAGGCCGACTATCGCTTCCGCATCTGCGGCGTCAACAAGTACGGCCGAAGCCCCAACGTGGAGTTCCCAAGAACGGTCCACTTGG TGCCTGTTGCCAGGATACAAGCCCCTCTACAAGATGCGTTGGTGCCAGAAGGGCAAGATGCCTGCTTCTCCATCGAGCTGTCTGCCTCGGTTATTGGGACTTGGTTCCTGAACGGCACTCAGGTTCAGGAGGACGAGCGCTTCTCCACAAGACGCTCGCGGACACACCAGTCTCTCCGCATCCGAGTGGTACGAGACACGGAGAATGGGGCTGAGATCACGTTCATAGCCTACGGGATTCGAGATTCAGCTGCCCTGTACATTCAAG CTCCTTTAGTGAAGttcacaccactgtcagagatgGATCGTAATAAATTTGTCGAAGTGGGCAACCCAATTGTGCTTTACTGCGAGCTCTCAGACCCAGCTGTCCCAGTACACTGGTACAAGAATGGGGTGGAGTTACACACAGAGGAGGGGCTTCACATCCAATCAGAGGGCACCATGAGGAGAATCGTCATCCAATCAGCAGAGTTCTCTCACTCGGGAGTGTATTGCTGTGATGCCATCGACGATGTCATCAGGTTCAATGTGGAAGTTGAGG CTCCACCTGTGAGGTTCTCAGCTGCTCCAGAAGCTGAGAGGACCAAGTCCATCCCAGCAGGAGGTCCTCTTGTACTGCAGTGTGAGCTCTCAGACCCCACTGCCCAGGTCCACTGGTACAAGGATGGGACCAAGCTCCTCCCTCAGAGTGGAGTAGACCTCCGGTCAGACGGTCTTACAAGGACACTGGTTGTCCAGTCTGCAGAATTATTCCATGCTGGGTCATACAGCTGCAAGACAAAGGGTGATGCCATCCAGTTCAATGTGGATGTTAAAG CTCCACCTGTGGGATTCTCAGCACTTCCAGAAGCTGAGAGGGTCAAGTCTGTAGAGGCAGGCTGTCCTGTCGTGCTGCAGTGCACGCTCTCTGACCCTACAACTCAGGTCGGCTGGTACAAGGATGGAACACAGCTCTTTTCAAACTCTGGAATAGAAATCCAATCAGAAGACAATGTGAGGACCTTTGTTCTCCAATCAGCAGAGCCGTCACACTCTGGAATGTACAGTTGTATCTCAGAAGATGATTCTGTGGAGTTCCATGTGGAGATCCAAG CTGTACCAGTGAAGTTCTCAGCTATGTTTGAAGCTGAGAGGACTAAGTCTGTAGATGCGGGCGACTGCTTTGAGCTACAATGCCAGGTTACAAACCCCACTGCCCCGGTCGACTGGTACAAGAATGGGGAAAACATCCATCCACAAACTGGACTGGACATTCAGTCTGACGGCGCTGTGAAGAGACTCATTGTCAAATCGGCAGAGCTCTTTCACTCAGGCCTGTATAGCTGTGAGACTTCTGATGATACCGTCCAGTTCACGGTAGAAATCAAAG CTCCAGCAGTGACACTGTCACCAGAACCTGAGGTTGTGAAGAGCCAGTCGCTTGAAGCAACCTGCCCCATTGAACTACCCTGTGAGATCTCAGACCCTGTACCCCAGGGGTCACTCCAAAAGGACGAAGCACAGAACCACTCTGAAACTGAACCTGGATTCGATTTGGGAGGCATCAAGAGGGCCCTGGTTATCGAACCCGCACACCCTTCCAACTCTGGGGCATATTATTGTGCGACTGCGGATGATGTCGCCAAGTTAATTGTACAAAACCAAG cacctccagctccacccgTAAGAATCACAACACCTTGTGAAGCTGAGAGGAACCAGACCATTGAAGCTGGCAGTCCGATAGTGCTACGCTGTGAGATATCCGACCCTCACGCTCAAGTCGCCTGGTACAGGGAAGGCCTAGAGCTGCATGAGCAACCCGGGCAGGATATACGATCAGAAGGTGCCATCAGGACATTGGTTGTCCATCTGGCCATGATGTCACATGCAGGGGTGTACATCTGCAAGACAACAGATGACACCATGCATTTTCATGTGGATGTAAAAG CTCCACCTTTGAAGTTTACAGCAATGTCTGAAGCTGACAAGGAAAAGAGCGTCCAAGCTGGCAGTCATCTGTGTCTTCAGTGTGAGCTCTCAGACCCCACTGCTGAAGTGTCCTGGTTTAAGGACGGGGCCCCGCTCCTGCTTCAGAGCGTTGTTGACATCTTGTCGGATGGAACCATTAGAACCCTGAGCATTCACTCAGCAGAGCTGTCCCATTCTGGAATGTACCGTTGTGAGACACTGGATGACGCCATCCAATTTACAGTGGGAGTAAAAG CTCCACCTGTGAGGTTCTCAGCTGCTCCAGAACCTGAGAGGACCAAGTCCGTCCCAGCAGGAGGTCCTCTTGTACTGCAGTGTGAGCTCTCAGACCCCACTGCCCAGGTCCACTGGTACAAGGATGGGACCAAGCTCCTCCCTCAGAGGGGAGTAGACCTCCGGTCAGACGGTCTTACAAGGACACTGGTTGTCCAGTCTGCTGAAATCTCTCACAGTGGAATATATGAGTGTTTGACCGCCGATGATACCGTCACTTTCAAAGTGGACATCAAAG GCCCATTTCCACAGATCTTGCCTGATCCGTCAGTGGAGACATACAGGTCCACTGGAGTTGACTCTTCCATTGTCTTGCAAT CTTCTCCAGTGAGATTTTCAGCACTTCCAGAAATTGCACGGAACAAGTTTGTTGAAGCGGGCTGCCCAATTATACTTCAATGTGAGGTATCAGACCCTGCTGAACAGGTGTGCTGGCAGAAAGACGGGGTAGAACTCCTTCCAGAGAGGGAACTTGAAATCCAATCGGAAGGCCCGTTGAGGGCAGTGAGGATTGAATCGGCGGAGTTCAGACACGCAGGACTGTACTGCTGTGAGGCTGTAGACGACCGCATAGAATTCAAGGTGGATGTTGCAG CTCCACCTGTGAGGTTCTCAGCTGCTCCAGAAGCTGAGAGGACCAAGTCCATCCCAGCAGGAGGTCCTCTTGTACTGCAGTGTGAGCTCTCAGACCCCACTGCCCAGGTCCACTGGTACAAGGATGGGACCAAGCTCCTCCCTCAGAGGGGAGTAGACCTCCAGTCAGAGGGCACAGTGAGGACCCTGATTATCCAATCAGCCACATGTTCTCAATCTGGGGCGTATAGTTGTAAAACAGCTGATGAAATCAGGGATTTCTATGTGGATGTGAAAG CACCTCCAGTGACATTTGTTGATTTGCCAGACGAAGACCTCTTCAAAAGTGTTGTGGAACAAGACCGTCTTACTTTGTCCTGTGAAGTATCCAAAGTTGATGCCATAGTCCAGTGGTACAAAGATGGGGTTGAAATGCAGCCTGGTGACGATGTTGCAGTAGAAGCAGATGGAGCCAGAAGGAGTCTGATCCTCAAGTGTGCCCAGCTTGCAGACACAGGAACATACACCTGCCGTGTGGGTGACACCGCTTTAATGTTCAAGGTTAACATACGAG AGCCTCCAGTGATGATTGTTCATCCTAAAGAAGACGTCCATCTTGATCGGCACGTCCCAGAGGAAATCATCCTGAGCTGTGAGCTTTCACGGCCAAATGGTGTTGTGAACTGGTTTAAGGATGGACAGAAGTTGCAAGAAAGCGAGAACATCAAGCTGAAAGTTGAGGGCCCTTACCGAAGACTAAAGATCCTCTGTAGTGGTGTTGAAGACTCTGGCGAATATGTCTGCGATACAGCCGATGACTCAATATTCTTCCACCTCAGTTTAACAG AGCCCCCTGTTAGGATTGTGTCCCCAAGCCAGTCCCAGATGGAGCTCTGCCAGCAGGCATCTGAGAGAATGGTCCTAAGCTGTGAGATCTCCAGGCCCAATGCGGTGGTGCGCTGGTACCGGGatgggctggaggtggaggagaacaaCAACCTTATCTTGGAGGTGGACGGCGTCTACAGAAGACTCATCATACCAGAGACGACTGTCAAGGACTCAGCTGAATATGTCTGTGACACAGCGGATGACTCAGTGACATTCTTTGTGAACATTGCAG AGCCCCCGGTCAGGTTTGTACGACCCAGAAAGATGGCCAGTGTGGTGGAGAAGTGTTTTGGAGAGAGTTTGGTGCTGGACTGTGAGGTGTCCAGACCGAACGCTGAGGTCAGCTGGAAGAAAAATGGAGAAGAAATGGAAGAATCAAGCAATCTGACCATTGTTGAGGATGGCATAATACGCCAATTAACTATTCATTCACTAACATTGGAGGATGCCGGACAGTATGTCTGTGATGCCAAGGACGATGTCATGGACTTCCAAGTCAAGATCAAAG aACCCCCAGTGAAAATCGTGGGGAAAAGTGATGCAACCACACAAAAGCAGTTCTTGGTATCAGATGACATCATTTTAGTATGTGAGCTCTCAAGTGCCAATGGTGTTGTCAGCTGGTACAAAGACAACCATTTAATTGATGGCAATGAGCACTACTCTTGCGAGGAGCAAGGGGCTTTTCGTTCATTGGTCGTTCTGAACGCGGAGCTCAGAGACTCTGGAGAATACTGCTGTGATGCCATGGACGACAAGATGGTGTTCTGTATTACTGTGCAAG AACCACCTGTCTCCATCATAGGGAACTCTGGTCATCCAGAGAAACACATTCTGGTTGCAGGAGACGACCTCATTCTGGAGTGTGAAGTATCTCGCCCGAATGCCACCGTCCAGTGGTTATGGAATGGAAAGTTACTGAGTTATGACTCTCGTACAAACATTGACAGTCACGAGACAACAAGGAAACTCGTTCTGTCAAGACTTCAGCCTTCGGACTCTGGAGAATACACATGTGATGCAGGGGAGGACAAAATGAGAACCCTGCTGGAAGTCCaag AGCCTCCGGTGAAGTTCATGAATAAACAAGCGATGATGCTCTCTGCCTACGAGAATGAGAGCGTGACTCTTTGTGCCATGGTGAACCGAGATAAGGCAAATGTTCGATGGCTGAAAGATGGTCGATTGTTGAATGAAGATAATATCCACATCTCCAGTGAAGgccacactcacaccctcatcGTCAACCCCTTGAAGTTGTCTGATAGTGGAGAGTATATCTGTGATGTCACCACAGATGAGATGTATTTCACTGTTCAAGTGAAAG AGATGAAATTGACATTTACCAAACCACTGGAGAACATTTCATCCCTAAAAGACAGCAGTCTCACGTTACGATGTGAGGTGAACAAGCCAAAGGGAGATGTACAGTGGCTCAAGAACAGCCAAGACATCACCCCTAACCGCCGTCACACCATCAGAGCGCAGGGGCGAGAACGGAGCTTCACCATTCACAAGCTAACAGCGGAGGATGCTGGAGAGTATTCCTGTGAATCCACGGATGACAGGACTGTTGCCACGGTCACTGTGGAAA TTCCACGCATAGTGGAGTTTATTGCGGAATTGCACAACATAACAGTCCAGGAAGGGGAAGACGCCACCTTTAAGTGTGTTGTTTCGCCAGAGGACACAGAGCTGGTCTGGCGCCTCGATGGCAAGCTGTTGACTCCCAGTGAGCGGTTTGTGGTTTCCAGTAACGGACTGTGTCACATGCTGTGCATCCACACATGCCGTGTCTCAGACAGCTCCACGGTGACAGCCAGCGCAGAGGGCTTGTTGTCTGACGCAAACCTCAGAGTTCAAG aGGAACAGACGCTGTTCACCAAAAACATGGCTCCCGTTGTGGCTGAGGAGTTCAGCGAGGCGacgctggaggtggaggtgagcgtGGGTTCCGGGGAGGTGCAGTGGATGAGACAGGGAGTGGTCATCCACCCAGGGCCCAAGTTCACCCTGAAGCAGAAGGGACGGAAACGCAGCCTCACCATCCACAGGCTGGCCCTCTCCGACCGCGGCACCTACAGCTGTGAGACCCTCCACGACCGCACGCAGGCCCTGCTCTCTGTGGAAC CTAGAAAGATTTCTATTCGGAAGGGATTAACTGACATCCAGACCACAGAGCGTGAGACTGCGTCCTTTGAGGTGGAGCTGTCCCACACCAGCGTAGTGGGCACCTGGCATAGGAACGGGGTCCAGCTCAAGCCCAATAACCACTGGCGTATGAGTGCTAAAGGCCATGTTCACAGCCTCACTATCTCCAACCTGTCCCTGGACGATACAGGCTCTTTTATGTTCTGTGTGGAGAATTTGAAAACATCTTCAAGGCTTGTTGTTAAAG AACCACCGGTGACAATTCTGAAAACCCTGGAGGATATTAGACGCCCGGAGGGAGCAGTGGTGTCTATCGAATGCGAATTGTCACGACACAACGTAGAAGTAAAATGGATGAAA